The genomic region TCAACGGAGGAGGCGGTCTTACAGGACCTGTAATCGGTGCCAACAATCGAATTTATTTTGCATCTACTGTAAGTCCATACGTCTATTGCGTTGATGAGAAAGGTAATGGAGATGGAACCACAGGCCTTTACTGGAAAGTTCGAATGGATAATAAAACCGAAGAGTCAGTCCCCGCACTGTATAACGGTATGTTATATGTTTTGAATTCGGGAGGGTATCTAACGGCCATAAAATAAGGATATAAGAATATTTTGTAACAAAAAATAGTTGAATGATCAATAAATTAAATTACCTGTATGGACTGCTTATTCTAGGCATAATTTCATGCGATTCTGTAAAGGAGAAAGAAAAAGAAATCGCCTCACCCGAAGGGAACGCAAAATACGTAAATACCTTTATCGGTACGGGAGGGCATGGCCACACCTTTCCTGGAGCTACTGTTCCCTATGGTATGGTGCAATTAAGCCCAGACACTCGTACTGACGGTTGGGACTCTTGTGGTGGTTATCATTACACTGATAATTCTATAATAGGGTTTACCCATACACATTTAAGTGGTACAGGTATTGCAGATTATGGGGATATTCTATTTATGCCATTTTCTGGAGAAGTACAATTGGATAGGGGCACACCCGATAACCCAGACAGTGGTTTTAGATCCAGGTTCTCACATGATCAGGAATATAGCCAACCTGGTTACTACAAAGTTCATTTACTGGATGATAAAATTACAGCTGAACTGACCGCAACCGAAAGGGCAGGCTTCCATAGGTATACATTCAAACCCGGGGAGGATCAAAAATTGATGATAGATTTAACCCACGTTTTACAGGAAAAACATAATAAGAATGAAATTAATGAATTTAAAATATTAAGCGACACTGAAATATCCGGTTATAAACTTACCAAAGGTTGGGCTAAAAAACAGCACATTTATTTTTATGCAAAATTCAATAAACCTTTTGTTGGCAGTTTGTACGACGCAGATTCCTTAGCTGAAGGAGATAGTTTGAAAACTACATTGAGTAAGGCCGTACTTCAATTTTCTTCGAATGAAGAACCGTTATTGGCGGTTGTTGGAATCTCTTCGGTAGATTACAACGGGGCAAAACAAAATGCCACCAAGGAGATTTCACATTGGGATTTTGATAAAATTAGGGAACAAGCTTATGACCAATGGAACGATCAATTGAAAACAATTGCAATAGAGGGTACTACAGATGAGGAAAAATCTATATTCTATACAGCTTTGTACCATACCAGTATTAGTCCAAACATTTTTAATGACGTAGACGGGCGTTATCGAAAAATAAATATGGATATTGATACCTTACCAACAGGTGAAAATACGTACACAGTTTTTTCTTTATGGGACACTTTTCGAGCTTTTCATCCTCTATTAACTATTACGAATCCGGATTTGGACGCAGAATTCATAAATACCCTGTTGAAAAAATATGAGGAAGGTGGAATATTGCCGAAATGGGAACTGGCCGCCAATTATACTGGTACCATGATAGGTTACCATGCCATTCCAGTTATTGTTGATGCGTATTTTAAGGGAATTCGAAATTTTGATGTGGATAAGGCTTATAAAGCTATGATAGCCACCTCCAAATTTGATAGGGATAATATAGAAGCAAATAATGAAAAGATTTTAGAAAAACTAATGCCTATGGCAAAAAAATATAATGAGGAACTTGGGTATATCCCTGCAGACCTAGAAATTGAATCTGTGGCAAAGGCGTTAGAATATGCTTACAATGATTGGTGCATTGCCCAGTTGGCAAAAGATCTGGGGAAAGATGATGATTATGAATATTATATGGAAAGGGCAAAACGCTATGAAAAATATTTTGATAAGCAAAGCGGATTTATGAGAGGAAAATTGGCCGATGGAAGTTGGAGAACACCTTTTGACCCCAAAGCTTCATCCCATAGGAAGGACGATTACTGTGAAGGAAATGCATGGCAATGGACTTGGTTTGTTCCTCATGATGTGGACGGCTTGGTAAATTTAATGGGGGGCCGTGATAGGTTTACGGCCAAACTAGATACATTATTTTCTACGGATTCAAATATTACAGGAGATCAAACATCCAATGATATTTCTGGATTGATCGGTCAATATGCCCATGGAAATGAACCAGGGCACCATATTACCCATCTATATAATTATGTGGGACAACCTTGGAAAACCCAGAAATTGGTAGACTCGGTACTTACTACGTTATATTTCAATAACCCAAATGGATTGGCGGGTAATGAGGACTGTGGACAAATGTCTGCTTGGTATATTTTAAACGCAATAGGGATATATCCTGTATGCCCAGGCTCATCCGTGTATTCAATTGGAAGACCCATTTTTGGAGAGGTAAATATAGCCCTTAAAAATGGGAACGTTTTTACGGTTAAAACTAAAAACAACTCAAAGCAAAACAAATATATTCAAGGGATTACTTGGAAGAATATGCCTTTGAACCAACCATTTATTGATCACAAAGAAATCATGGCTGGGGGTGTTTTGGAAGTACAATTGGGGGCAAAACCTAATAAAAGCTTTGGAATTCAAGGACACGAATAAAACGAAAAAAAATATTCAATTAAATAGTAATTATGAAATTAAAGCTTATCTCCGCACTGCTTTTAATGTTTGTTTGCCGGCTAAATGCCCAAGGAAACTTTTTGTCTTCGGGGGATGAGGAATTGGATTCAATACGTCTGGCGGTTAAGAAAAACCCTACTTCAGCTGAGACTTTTCAACTTAGGGCTTTTAAAATGAAGCTGTGGATGGTTATTCTTCAACAGCAGGGGGCTAGACTTGATCCATTCGTTGCTATTGATAATGAAATGGCTGAAATTGTCTGGTGGAATACTATTTTTTGGAACGAAGGGAAACCACAGGATTTTACCCCTGATGAAATGGATAAGTTATGTGATATTACCGATCGGGGATATGAAGTTTTGGAATACACACAAAAGGATTTAAGAGATAATCCACGAAAAATAATAAAGGCTTCGCCGGATGCTCAGGAGGTACCTACTCAAGAGAATCCAATAAACTGGACACATTATAAAGGCAATAATGGCCTTAATGGTTATACTGGTGCCGAGGGTCCTCAACTGGGGGAAAATGTCTGGAAATATCCGGTAGGCCTTCCTTGGGAGTCGGAACCCGTTGTAGAGGGAAATCGAGTTTATTTATCCTCTCCTGGGATGCGTACTGCTATGCTTTGCGTTGATTTGGAGTCTGGAGAGACCATTTGGGATACTACGCAACAAGCTGAAATTATGGGAGACCAACTTTATAATACCCCTAGTAATATGGCCACACCAGTAGTGCTTGAGGATTTTGTACTCTATCGAGAAACTGGTAGCAGGGGTAATAAGGGTCCTACCAAAGAGATTGTTTTTGTAGATAAAAAGAGTGGTGAAATAGATCATGAGGTTTTGGCTGGGCATGTCGATTATCGTGTAGGATTACCAACGGTGACCGCTAATGAAGAGTTTTTAGTATATACACATGGAGTACAGGATATTGAGGCGATACCGCCAATAGCACAGGCATATAATAGGGTTGTTTGTAAGGACACCCATAGTGGGAAACTTTTATGGGATTTTAATATTGGATATACTTTTGCAGATCCTTTATTGGTAGAAGACAGGGTCTTTATAGGAAACCAAACGGGGTACATGTATGCAATGAAATGTGGGGAAAAGTATGGCCCAGTGGATAAAAGGCGTATTGCTTGGGAATTTAGGGCAGCCGGCTCTATAAATGAAAAAGCGACAAATTACAAAGACTATTTATTTTTTGGTGATAACTCCGGAAGGTTCTACTGTTTGAATAATCAAAACGGGGAGAAAATATGGGAATTTAAGGTGAAAGATACGGAACAGCGTTCTTTTAGGCATTTTTCACGTGCTTTTGTAGTGGATGGTAAAGTATTTGTTGGGGCGGCTGATAAAATGATATATTGTTTCGATGTCAAATCGGGAGAATTGCTGTTTTCATATCTAACCGATGATTGGATACGGGCCAAACCTGTCGCAAAAGATGACCGATTGTATTTTGCAACGATGAAAGGGTCATTCTATGGATTGGATATTTCCAGAAAAAAACCAAAACTGATTTTTAGAAAAACACCGGGAGATCATCCAGTTATTGCCGATTTAGTAATCACATCAAATAAAGTGTTGTACAACGATTCAGACCTTTACACGTATACTTTTAACTTAAATGGCGACCTACTCTGGAAGAAGAGTCTTGTAGGTAGTTTCATCAACGATAGTGGAAATCGAATCTTTACTGATGAAATCGCAGGTGGGGCTAGATATATGTCTAAGCCGACCGCTGCCAATGGTTTGGTTTATTTTGGGAGTCCAATTCGTTTTGTTTATGCCGTCGATGCCAATAACGGAAAGGAAAAATGGAAGTTTGAAGCTGGCGCCTCGCTCTGTGGTGCACCAGTTTATGATAATGATAAAATTTATTTTGGTGTTCACAGCGGGGAAGACGAATTCTACTGCTTAGATGCTCAAACGGGCGAAGTTATTTGGAAACAGGATGTCGGCTGGGTATGGGGGTCCCCAAATGTAAGTGATGGAATAGTATATATTTCAGGAATCGATGGAAACGTACAAGCCCTTGATGCCAATAATGGGCAAATTATATGGCGCCATCGTTTGGACCGTTCCATCTGCAGTGAACCTGCTGTGGAAGGAGATCAGGTGTTTTTTGGAAGTTGGGATCACTATCTCTATGGAATGAACAAAAAAACCGGAAACATTAACTGGAAGTTCCATCTTAGCGGCGGAACCGATTCAGGTGTTCAAATTGTAAAGGATGGTAAAATCTATTTACCCATAGGAGGACCTAGGTTTCGTTGTTTGAATGCTAAAACTGGAGAGGTACTTTGGGAATTTACAGAGCCTAAAACAAATTTCAATGTGACCCCTGCATACCATAATGGTAAAGTGTACTGTTCTAATTGGTATGGGATTGGATTGGGCGGAATATGTACAGTTTCCAATCTTTATTGTTTAGATGCTGAAACAGGTGAAAAAGTGTGGCAGGGTTACGGCGGAGGACTCAGCGGACCGGTGATTGGAGCGAATGGAGACGTTTACATAGCATCGGTTTCAAGCCCCTATTTTTATTGTTACGATG from Galbibacter sp. BG1 harbors:
- a CDS encoding GH92 family glycosyl hydrolase, whose protein sequence is MINKLNYLYGLLILGIISCDSVKEKEKEIASPEGNAKYVNTFIGTGGHGHTFPGATVPYGMVQLSPDTRTDGWDSCGGYHYTDNSIIGFTHTHLSGTGIADYGDILFMPFSGEVQLDRGTPDNPDSGFRSRFSHDQEYSQPGYYKVHLLDDKITAELTATERAGFHRYTFKPGEDQKLMIDLTHVLQEKHNKNEINEFKILSDTEISGYKLTKGWAKKQHIYFYAKFNKPFVGSLYDADSLAEGDSLKTTLSKAVLQFSSNEEPLLAVVGISSVDYNGAKQNATKEISHWDFDKIREQAYDQWNDQLKTIAIEGTTDEEKSIFYTALYHTSISPNIFNDVDGRYRKINMDIDTLPTGENTYTVFSLWDTFRAFHPLLTITNPDLDAEFINTLLKKYEEGGILPKWELAANYTGTMIGYHAIPVIVDAYFKGIRNFDVDKAYKAMIATSKFDRDNIEANNEKILEKLMPMAKKYNEELGYIPADLEIESVAKALEYAYNDWCIAQLAKDLGKDDDYEYYMERAKRYEKYFDKQSGFMRGKLADGSWRTPFDPKASSHRKDDYCEGNAWQWTWFVPHDVDGLVNLMGGRDRFTAKLDTLFSTDSNITGDQTSNDISGLIGQYAHGNEPGHHITHLYNYVGQPWKTQKLVDSVLTTLYFNNPNGLAGNEDCGQMSAWYILNAIGIYPVCPGSSVYSIGRPIFGEVNIALKNGNVFTVKTKNNSKQNKYIQGITWKNMPLNQPFIDHKEIMAGGVLEVQLGAKPNKSFGIQGHE
- a CDS encoding PQQ-binding-like beta-propeller repeat protein — protein: MKLKLISALLLMFVCRLNAQGNFLSSGDEELDSIRLAVKKNPTSAETFQLRAFKMKLWMVILQQQGARLDPFVAIDNEMAEIVWWNTIFWNEGKPQDFTPDEMDKLCDITDRGYEVLEYTQKDLRDNPRKIIKASPDAQEVPTQENPINWTHYKGNNGLNGYTGAEGPQLGENVWKYPVGLPWESEPVVEGNRVYLSSPGMRTAMLCVDLESGETIWDTTQQAEIMGDQLYNTPSNMATPVVLEDFVLYRETGSRGNKGPTKEIVFVDKKSGEIDHEVLAGHVDYRVGLPTVTANEEFLVYTHGVQDIEAIPPIAQAYNRVVCKDTHSGKLLWDFNIGYTFADPLLVEDRVFIGNQTGYMYAMKCGEKYGPVDKRRIAWEFRAAGSINEKATNYKDYLFFGDNSGRFYCLNNQNGEKIWEFKVKDTEQRSFRHFSRAFVVDGKVFVGAADKMIYCFDVKSGELLFSYLTDDWIRAKPVAKDDRLYFATMKGSFYGLDISRKKPKLIFRKTPGDHPVIADLVITSNKVLYNDSDLYTYTFNLNGDLLWKKSLVGSFINDSGNRIFTDEIAGGARYMSKPTAANGLVYFGSPIRFVYAVDANNGKEKWKFEAGASLCGAPVYDNDKIYFGVHSGEDEFYCLDAQTGEVIWKQDVGWVWGSPNVSDGIVYISGIDGNVQALDANNGQIIWRHRLDRSICSEPAVEGDQVFFGSWDHYLYGMNKKTGNINWKFHLSGGTDSGVQIVKDGKIYLPIGGPRFRCLNAKTGEVLWEFTEPKTNFNVTPAYHNGKVYCSNWYGIGLGGICTVSNLYCLDAETGEKVWQGYGGGLSGPVIGANGDVYIASVSSPYFYCYDGNGNPDGSAKIKWMYKMGNKVEESTPALYNGKAYIMSSDGYIHAIK